In Equus quagga isolate Etosha38 chromosome 14, UCLA_HA_Equagga_1.0, whole genome shotgun sequence, one DNA window encodes the following:
- the MPND gene encoding MPN domain-containing protein, with amino-acid sequence GGGGGGPGGALTRRAVTLRVLLKDALLEPGAGVLSIYYLGKKFLGDLQPDGRIVWQETGQVFNSPSAWATHCKKLVNPAKKSGCGWASVKYKGQKLDKYKAAWLRRHQLHVPTATADESPASEGEEEELLMEEDEEEVLAGVSAEDKSRRPPAAKGPSEPAHSEAAPPGKRAENKTRVPVRYCMLGSRDSARNPHTLVEVTSFAAINKFQPFNVAVSSNVLFLLDFHSHLTRSEVVGYLGGRWDINSQMLTVLRAFPCRSRLGDADTAATIEEEIYQSLLLRGLSLVGWYHSHPHSPALPSLQDIDAQMDYQLRLQGSSNGFQPCLALLCSPYYSGNPGPESKISPFWVMPPPEQRPSDYGIPMDVEMAYVQDSFLTNDILHEMMLLVEFYKGAPDLVRFQEPWTQEHTYLDKLKMSLASRTPKDQGLCHVLEQVCSVLKQGS; translated from the exons gggggcggcggcggcggcccggggGGCGCGCTCACCAGGCGCGCGGTGACGCTGCGGGTGCTCCTCAAGGACGCGCTGCTGGAGCCCGGCGCCGGGGTGCTGTCCATCTACTACCTG GGGAAGAAGTTCCTGGGGGACCTGCAGCCGGATGGGAGGATCGTGTGGCAGGAGACAGGGCAGGTGTTCAACTCACCCAGCGCCTGGGCCACCCACTGCAAGAAGCTGGTGAACCCGGCCAAGAAGTCCGGCTGCGGCTGGGCCTCCGTCAAGTACAAAGGCCAGAAGCTGGACAAGTACAAGGCTGCCTGGCTCCGGCGACACCAGCTCCACGTGCCCACAGCCACTGCTGATGAG AGCCCGGCCAgcgaaggggaggaggaggagctgctgaTGGAGGAAGACGAGGAGGAGGTCCTGGCAGGGGTCTCAGCGGAGGACAAGAGTCGGAGACCCCCGGCGGCGAAGGGCCCCTCTGAGCCTGCGCACTCGG AGGCCGCGCCCCCCGGGAAGCGGGCGGAAAACAAGACCCGGGTACCCGTTCGCTACTGCATGCTGGGCAGCCGCGACTCCGCCAG AAACCCCCACACCCTGGTGGAAGTGACATCCTTCGCGGCCATCAACAAGTTCCAGCCGTTCAACGTGGCCGTCTCCAGCAACGTGCTGTTCCTGTTG gactTCCACAGCCACTTGACTCGCAGCGAGGTCGTGGGGTACCTCGGGGGCCGCTGGGACATCAACAGCCAGA TGCTCACGGTGCTGAGAGCCTTCCCCTGTCGCAGCCGCCTGGGGGACGCGGATACGGCGGCCACCATCGAAGAGGAG ATCTACCAGAGCCTGCTCCTGCGGGGCCTGTCCCTGGTGGGCTGGTACCACAGCCACCCGCACAGCCCGGCGCTGCCGTCGCTGCAGGACATCGACGCGCAGATGGACTACCAGCTGCGGCTGCAGGGCTCCAGCAACGGCTTCCAGCCCTGCCTCGCCCTGCTCTGCT CCCCGTACTACTCGGGCAACCCGGGCCCGGAGTCCAAGATCTCGCCCTTCTGGGTGATGCCGCCCCCTGAG CAAAGGCCTAGTGACTACGGCATCCCCATGGACGTGGAGATGGCCTACGTCCAGGACAGCTTCCTGACTAATGACATCCTCCATGAGATG ATGCTGCTGGTGGAGTTTTACAAGGGCGCCCCCGACCTCGTGAGGTTCCAGGAGCCCTGGACCCAGGAGCACACCTACCTCGACAAGCTCAAG ATGTCCCTGGCCAGCAGGACGCCCAAGGACCAGGGCCTGTGCCACGTGCTGGAGCAGGTCTGCAGCGTCCTCAAGCAAGGGAGCTGA